The following proteins are encoded in a genomic region of Variovorax paradoxus:
- a CDS encoding carboxymuconolactone decarboxylase family protein, translated as MTTLAAPDSRAPRIPPLEAPFPEPIADLLNRMNPPGRSEILALFRVLAVNPELAERTLGLGRYLLGRKAAIGLRDREVVITRACARCGAEYEWGVHMAAFGDAAGFSATDRRVMASVAGDLELLAPRDRLLVQLVDQLHDTGHLDDALWEALSALWSPPQLIELMMLAGWYHAVSYVCNAARVPLEPWAARW; from the coding sequence ATGACGACCCTTGCCGCACCCGACTCGCGCGCGCCTCGCATCCCGCCGCTCGAAGCGCCCTTCCCCGAACCCATTGCCGACCTCCTGAACCGGATGAACCCGCCCGGAAGATCCGAGATCCTGGCGCTTTTCCGCGTGCTTGCCGTCAACCCCGAACTGGCCGAGCGAACGCTGGGATTGGGCCGCTACCTGCTGGGCCGCAAGGCAGCCATCGGCCTGCGCGACCGCGAGGTGGTGATCACGCGCGCCTGCGCCCGCTGCGGTGCCGAGTACGAATGGGGTGTGCACATGGCGGCATTCGGCGATGCGGCGGGCTTCAGCGCCACCGATCGGCGCGTGATGGCCTCCGTAGCCGGAGACCTGGAACTGCTCGCGCCGCGAGACCGCCTGCTCGTGCAACTGGTGGACCAGCTGCACGACACCGGCCACCTGGACGACGCGCTCTGGGAGGCGCTGAGCGCCCTCTGGAGCCCACCGCAACTGATCGAGCTGATGATGCTCGCGGGCTGGTACCACGCGGTGAGCTACGTGTGCAACGCGGCGCGCGTGCCGCTCGAGCCATGGGCCGCGCGCTGGTAG
- a CDS encoding winged helix-turn-helix transcriptional regulator, with amino-acid sequence MNNGESPPEPAATAASRRPVMRLLEQLGRKGTLRILWELRDGLPQTFRALRLSTGDMSPSVLNDRLKELRAGGIVALADGGYVLTESGVELVKRLKPLNQWADRWFDAEGPN; translated from the coding sequence ATGAACAACGGTGAATCTCCGCCAGAACCGGCCGCGACGGCGGCATCGCGCCGGCCCGTGATGCGGCTGCTGGAGCAACTGGGCCGCAAGGGCACGCTGCGCATCCTGTGGGAATTGCGCGATGGGCTGCCGCAGACCTTCCGGGCGCTGCGCCTGAGCACGGGGGACATGTCGCCCTCGGTGTTGAACGACCGGCTCAAGGAACTGCGCGCGGGCGGCATCGTCGCGCTGGCCGATGGGGGCTACGTGCTCACCGAATCGGGCGTCGAACTCGTCAAGCGGCTCAAGCCGCTCAACCAGTGGGCCGACCGATGGTTCGACGCGGAGGGGCCGAACTAA
- a CDS encoding cation:proton antiporter: protein MSVTTLLLQLIVILTTARICGWVLRYVGQPSVVGEMAAGLMLGPAVMGALFPTLHAQLFSKELLQGLSSLSTVGLVLFMFVVGLELRASQNMRSQLKAAGAVGVLSVIVPLALGLAISPTLYPTLAPAGVAFWPFALFMAAALSITAFPVMARILKDRGMTRTSFGQLSLSAAAVVDVFAWILLAFVVALVGAGEGYAGLIKITGGVVVMLALLFFGLKPAFAWLLRVKAPDGEPSTTVMASLMIGLLATALLTEWLHLHAVFGAFLFGACLPRDDRLLRSLSERIEPISIVVLMPLFFALAGLGTTANAFTGASLGAMLLIVAVATIGKIAGGAAGARIAGYGWRDSLATGSLMNARGLMELIVIKIGFDVGLIGPELFTMLLVMALATTAMTGPLINLVMGRHKTPPVAEAEAQVHAEP from the coding sequence ATGTCCGTCACCACCCTGCTGCTGCAACTCATCGTCATCCTCACCACCGCGCGCATTTGCGGTTGGGTGCTTCGCTACGTCGGCCAGCCCAGCGTGGTGGGCGAAATGGCCGCGGGCCTCATGCTCGGGCCCGCGGTCATGGGCGCGCTCTTTCCCACGCTGCACGCGCAGTTGTTCTCCAAGGAGCTGCTGCAGGGCCTGTCGTCGCTTTCGACGGTGGGGCTGGTGCTGTTCATGTTCGTCGTCGGCCTGGAACTGCGGGCTTCGCAGAACATGCGTTCGCAACTCAAGGCCGCGGGCGCCGTGGGCGTGCTCAGCGTGATCGTGCCGCTGGCGCTGGGCCTCGCGATCTCGCCGACGCTGTACCCCACGCTCGCGCCGGCCGGCGTCGCCTTCTGGCCCTTTGCGCTGTTCATGGCGGCGGCGCTCTCCATCACCGCCTTTCCGGTCATGGCGCGCATCCTCAAGGACCGTGGCATGACGCGCACGTCCTTCGGCCAGCTGTCGCTCAGCGCCGCGGCCGTGGTCGACGTGTTCGCCTGGATCCTGCTGGCCTTCGTGGTGGCCCTGGTCGGTGCGGGCGAGGGCTACGCGGGGTTGATCAAGATCACCGGGGGCGTGGTGGTGATGCTTGCGCTCCTGTTCTTCGGCTTGAAGCCGGCGTTCGCCTGGCTGCTGCGCGTGAAGGCGCCCGACGGCGAGCCTTCGACCACGGTGATGGCCTCGCTCATGATCGGCCTGCTGGCCACCGCGCTCTTGACCGAGTGGCTGCATCTGCACGCGGTGTTCGGCGCCTTCCTGTTCGGCGCCTGCCTGCCGCGCGACGACCGCCTGCTGCGCTCGCTGAGCGAACGCATCGAGCCGATTTCCATCGTCGTGCTGATGCCGCTGTTCTTCGCGCTGGCCGGACTGGGCACCACGGCGAATGCCTTCACCGGTGCGAGCCTGGGGGCGATGCTGCTGATCGTGGCCGTGGCCACCATCGGCAAGATCGCCGGCGGCGCGGCCGGGGCGCGCATCGCGGGCTACGGCTGGCGCGACAGCCTGGCCACCGGTTCGCTGATGAATGCGCGCGGGCTGATGGAGCTGATCGTGATCAAGATCGGCTTCGATGTGGGGCTGATCGGTCCCGAGCTGTTCACCATGCTGCTGGTGATGGCGCTTGCCACCACCGCGATGACGGGGCCGTTGATCAACCTGGTGATGGGGCGGCACAAGACGCCGCCCGTGGCCGAGGCCGAAGCGCAGGTACACGCGGAGCCGTAA